From the Acaryochloris thomasi RCC1774 genome, one window contains:
- a CDS encoding cupin domain-containing protein, whose translation MKSLRAENQDFCLLSAQQIDQQPEQSFTHPLNAEAIRHTKSLGDAVGLERLGLYQVRVEPGKASTQFHCHRHEEEFLYILSGRGIADIGDAQYEVGPGDFMGFTAPSLPHCLHNPFAEDLVYLMGGERREYDVCDYPRIKKRQFRSHKQRQLVDLIEEE comes from the coding sequence ATGAAAAGTCTAAGGGCAGAAAATCAGGATTTTTGTTTACTCTCCGCTCAGCAGATTGATCAGCAGCCAGAGCAGAGCTTTACTCATCCGCTAAACGCAGAAGCCATACGACATACAAAGTCGTTAGGAGATGCTGTGGGATTAGAGCGCTTGGGTTTATATCAGGTTCGCGTTGAGCCGGGCAAGGCTTCGACTCAGTTTCACTGTCATCGCCATGAAGAAGAATTTCTCTATATTCTTTCGGGTCGAGGGATTGCTGATATTGGGGATGCTCAATACGAAGTTGGCCCAGGTGATTTTATGGGGTTCACGGCTCCTTCTCTACCCCACTGCTTGCACAATCCGTTTGCTGAAGATCTGGTCTATTTGATGGGGGGCGAACGGCGGGAGTATGACGTTTGCGACTATCCACGGATCAAAAAGCGTCAGTTTCGCAGTCACAAGCAGCGACAGCTCGTTGATTTAATCGAGGAGGAATAG
- a CDS encoding ComEC/Rec2 family competence protein, whose product MLPFSGVVLCLAFILGLLTTGMAWGWLVLILLGLMAALLRSQATRIKWLPFAWRMGPPAWHWFVAIGVALAAIGYLHIRVPYPSPLDISRTVPQLTSATRLEATVVGTVKTFPGVTRSQKSRFHLQASQVIVGSESQRVRSKVYVTVTQKQAQKIHPSQTVEISGFLYQPPRASLPKGFDFAQKLARQSIFVGLSGQKIKITDAGSTWGWWALRQRIVRSQVRYLGETEGALVSAMVLGGRSVDMPGKTQDDFRQAGLAHALAASGFHVSLILAAVLAFTRPLPLNQQAAIGCGTLLLFGGLSGFTPSVSRAILMGIASLSALVTNRRKQSVGLLLMIAVFLLVINPLWIWDLGFQLSFLATFGLIISIPTFMKVLDWLPPRLAALIAVPLAATLWTLPLQLFRFGIVPVYGLLANILATGFLVILTVGGFISGLMAALLPPLGGAVAGLLYYPAHVLIWMVDAVVQLPGSTTALGTVSILQLIILYALLLGAWLWPWGQRHWQFALATALCIIVLPVWQVQSNRFQVTLFDSVNPPIMVIQQPGATLLVNSGDPVTVQQSVIPFLGRQGVNGIDVAIATTSWPRLEEGWQTLLQRMPINTLSAGAGKDASAITDMLSASNPRAPVEMQVLQAQQPLTLGQVEVTFLRNQPAIVLMKIAQKNWLLLTGGPQSNPQAWLQTAQLPEIDVLWWVGQPGPLPETLKPETIIYSNKDRSLPASFEKLAPNTYWAVRDGAIQWTPSNGFRTTLSPGDQTAEIF is encoded by the coding sequence ATGCTTCCTTTCTCGGGCGTTGTTCTCTGCTTAGCCTTCATTTTGGGATTGCTCACAACCGGTATGGCCTGGGGTTGGCTCGTACTAATTTTGCTCGGGTTGATGGCGGCGCTGTTGAGATCCCAAGCAACCCGCATAAAGTGGCTCCCCTTTGCTTGGCGTATGGGACCACCCGCTTGGCACTGGTTCGTTGCCATTGGAGTTGCTCTAGCCGCTATCGGCTATCTTCATATTCGAGTTCCCTATCCAAGCCCACTGGATATTAGTCGAACCGTTCCTCAGCTAACGAGTGCCACACGACTAGAAGCAACGGTGGTCGGAACAGTGAAAACGTTTCCTGGGGTGACGAGATCGCAAAAGTCCCGATTTCATCTTCAGGCCAGTCAAGTCATTGTCGGATCAGAATCACAAAGGGTTCGCAGCAAGGTTTACGTTACCGTTACTCAGAAGCAGGCCCAGAAGATACACCCGAGTCAGACAGTTGAGATATCAGGCTTTCTTTATCAACCCCCGAGAGCCTCTCTTCCCAAAGGGTTTGACTTTGCCCAGAAGCTAGCGCGACAGAGTATTTTTGTCGGTCTATCGGGTCAAAAAATTAAGATCACCGATGCCGGATCGACTTGGGGATGGTGGGCGTTGCGGCAGCGAATTGTGCGATCGCAAGTCCGCTACCTGGGCGAAACGGAAGGGGCACTGGTGAGCGCAATGGTGTTGGGAGGGCGCTCTGTTGACATGCCTGGGAAAACGCAAGATGACTTTAGACAGGCGGGATTGGCCCATGCTCTGGCGGCCTCTGGTTTCCACGTCTCGCTGATTTTAGCCGCTGTGCTAGCGTTCACCCGACCTTTACCCCTGAATCAACAGGCCGCGATAGGTTGCGGAACGCTGCTTCTTTTTGGTGGCTTGAGTGGCTTTACGCCTTCCGTCTCTCGGGCGATCTTGATGGGCATCGCTAGTTTGTCTGCTCTGGTGACCAACCGCAGGAAGCAATCGGTGGGACTCCTGTTAATGATCGCTGTCTTCTTATTGGTGATCAATCCGCTTTGGATTTGGGATTTAGGGTTTCAGCTCAGCTTTTTAGCCACCTTTGGCCTAATTATCTCGATTCCGACATTTATGAAGGTGTTGGACTGGCTACCGCCTCGCTTGGCGGCGCTGATTGCTGTGCCGTTGGCTGCCACGCTCTGGACGCTGCCGCTCCAGCTTTTTCGGTTTGGCATTGTTCCAGTTTATGGACTGCTGGCAAATATTCTGGCGACCGGCTTTCTGGTGATTCTGACCGTGGGTGGTTTTATCAGTGGGTTGATGGCGGCTTTGCTGCCGCCGTTGGGTGGTGCTGTCGCAGGACTGCTCTACTATCCGGCCCATGTTTTGATATGGATGGTTGATGCTGTGGTGCAGCTCCCTGGAAGCACGACGGCACTGGGAACCGTTTCAATTCTGCAGTTGATTATTCTGTACGCCTTACTTTTGGGGGCATGGCTGTGGCCTTGGGGGCAGCGGCACTGGCAGTTTGCCTTAGCCACAGCTCTTTGCATCATTGTTTTACCGGTTTGGCAGGTTCAATCAAATCGCTTTCAGGTGACGCTGTTTGACTCGGTGAACCCGCCAATTATGGTGATTCAGCAGCCAGGGGCGACGCTGCTTGTGAACAGCGGTGATCCTGTGACGGTTCAGCAAAGCGTGATTCCGTTTTTGGGGCGGCAGGGGGTGAATGGGATTGATGTTGCGATCGCAACCACATCCTGGCCTCGCCTAGAAGAAGGTTGGCAGACGCTGCTCCAGCGCATGCCCATCAACACCCTCAGCGCCGGAGCCGGGAAAGACGCCAGCGCCATCACGGATATGCTCTCTGCCTCAAACCCCAGAGCGCCTGTAGAAATGCAGGTTTTACAGGCGCAGCAACCTCTAACCCTGGGGCAGGTCGAAGTAACCTTCCTGCGAAACCAGCCCGCTATCGTGCTGATGAAAATAGCACAGAAAAATTGGTTGCTTTTGACCGGGGGGCCTCAGTCTAATCCGCAGGCTTGGTTGCAAACGGCTCAGCTTCCTGAAATTGACGTGCTGTGGTGGGTGGGGCAACCCGGTCCTTTGCCCGAGACACTGAAGCCCGAAACGATTATT
- a CDS encoding RNA recognition motif domain-containing protein, giving the protein MGIYIGNLNYDVTEEELKAVLTAYGTVQKLHLPVDRETGRKRGFGFIDMANDTEEETVISELDGAEWMGRQMKVNKARPRESRPNKTW; this is encoded by the coding sequence ATGGGAATTTATATCGGCAATCTAAATTATGATGTGACCGAAGAAGAGCTAAAGGCCGTCTTGACGGCCTATGGAACAGTGCAAAAGCTTCACTTACCTGTTGATCGAGAAACCGGTCGCAAGAGAGGCTTTGGCTTTATCGATATGGCGAATGACACTGAGGAAGAAACCGTCATCTCTGAACTTGACGGTGCCGAATGGATGGGTCGGCAAATGAAAGTCAACAAGGCCCGCCCCCGTGAGTCGCGACCTAATAAAACTTGGTAA
- a CDS encoding isochorismate lyase: MVAPHNCENMSDIRAEIDALDRQIIALLGQRFEYVKAAAPFKSSAKDVRAQERFDTMLQQRRIWAETEGLEADVIEKMYRDLVTYFIEAELQHWRSELS, translated from the coding sequence GTGGTTGCGCCCCACAACTGTGAAAATATGTCTGATATTCGGGCTGAAATTGATGCCCTAGATCGTCAGATCATTGCCCTGCTCGGACAACGCTTTGAATATGTGAAGGCGGCAGCTCCTTTTAAGAGCAGCGCGAAAGACGTCCGGGCCCAAGAGCGATTTGACACAATGCTCCAGCAGCGTAGAATTTGGGCTGAGACAGAAGGACTAGAGGCTGATGTGATTGAGAAAATGTATCGAGATTTAGTGACCTACTTCATTGAGGCCGAGCTACAGCACTGGCGTTCAGAGCTATCCTGA
- a CDS encoding sugar O-acetyltransferase, with protein MKEKTEREKMLANELYLASDAELTQLQTATHRLLHFHNVSLPSEVDKRRNIILNLFGKLGSDFVVRPPFYCDYGCHIFAGDRLYINYDCTILDCNTVHLGDDVLFGPKVQIYTAYHPTEPELRLSGKELAAPVSIGDNVWLGGGVIVCPGVSIGSNVTIGAGSVVVKDVPSNVVAVGNPCRVIRML; from the coding sequence GTGAAAGAGAAGACGGAACGCGAGAAGATGCTGGCTAATGAGCTGTACTTGGCATCCGACGCAGAACTCACGCAATTACAGACTGCCACTCACCGGTTGCTTCACTTCCATAACGTTTCTTTGCCAAGTGAAGTCGATAAGCGAAGGAATATCATACTCAATCTATTCGGCAAGCTAGGCTCTGATTTTGTCGTCAGGCCCCCCTTCTACTGTGATTATGGCTGTCACATCTTTGCTGGTGATCGCCTGTATATCAATTATGACTGCACGATTCTTGACTGTAATACGGTGCATCTGGGTGACGATGTTTTATTCGGGCCAAAGGTCCAAATTTACACTGCTTATCACCCGACAGAACCTGAGTTGAGACTGTCTGGCAAAGAACTGGCAGCCCCGGTTTCCATTGGTGATAACGTTTGGCTGGGGGGCGGTGTTATTGTTTGCCCGGGTGTTTCCATCGGCTCGAATGTCACCATCGGAGCAGGTAGTGTGGTGGTAAAGGATGTCCCGAGTAATGTTGTGGCAGTCGGGAACCCCTGCAGAGTGATTAGAATGCTTTGA
- a CDS encoding GDSL-type esterase/lipase family protein, with protein sequence MKVIALGDSLIYGFGDPEGGGWVDRLRRQWMQSEGPILYNLGVRGDTVRHISQRLENEFRHRGELRHQVPDQIILSVGVNDSARLGRPDGRNMTPFPEFQTRMADLLDRASQLCPVTFVGMVPVDGTKMPFLDAFFFNNEDQHLYNEATRLACQERQIPFLDLFDAWRQRGEAWCQSQMSKDGLHPNSQGYQMLLADILDWQALQILG encoded by the coding sequence ATGAAGGTGATTGCGCTAGGCGACAGTCTAATTTATGGCTTTGGCGATCCTGAGGGTGGTGGCTGGGTGGATAGACTGCGGCGTCAATGGATGCAGTCAGAGGGTCCAATTCTTTATAACCTGGGTGTACGCGGTGACACGGTTAGGCATATTTCGCAGCGACTAGAGAACGAGTTCCGCCATCGGGGTGAACTCCGGCATCAGGTGCCTGATCAAATTATTCTGTCCGTCGGCGTCAATGATTCAGCGCGCTTGGGTCGCCCAGATGGACGCAACATGACACCGTTCCCAGAGTTCCAAACAAGAATGGCCGATTTATTGGACCGCGCCAGCCAGCTCTGCCCCGTAACTTTTGTGGGGATGGTGCCGGTAGATGGCACAAAGATGCCGTTTTTAGATGCTTTTTTCTTCAATAATGAAGACCAGCACCTCTATAACGAAGCCACTCGCTTAGCTTGCCAGGAGCGACAGATTCCCTTTCTCGACCTCTTCGATGCTTGGCGACAGCGGGGCGAGGCGTGGTGCCAGTCACAAATGAGTAAGGATGGTCTTCATCCGAATAGCCAGGGTTATCAAATGTTGCTAGCAGATATTCTTGATTGGCAGGCTCTCCAGATCTTGGGCTAG
- the gshB gene encoding glutathione synthase, translated as MKLAFIIDPIHKLDPGHDTSVALMEAAQVRGHQVWVTQMERLYLVQGKTWAFLQPVTLKPVELVEGKWVATPNWYQIGEAVTHPLETMDGVFMRQDPPVTVPYLYATYLLDYIDPRKTRLINSPHGLRAANEKMYALQFQEAMPETIVSQDKEVIRSFVDQRGIGVLKPLGGKAGEGILLLEAGDRNFNSLIEISTHQGQVPVMVQEYLPAATEGDKRIILLNGEPIGAVNRVPTGKEFRGNMATGGRSDAAQLTKREHEICQQLAPVLQRDGLIFVGIDVIGDRLTEINVTSPTGIREIDRLDDKQLGVQVIEWLEMDRGAVNVS; from the coding sequence GTGAAACTGGCCTTTATTATCGACCCCATCCATAAGCTTGATCCAGGCCACGACACAAGCGTGGCCTTGATGGAAGCGGCCCAAGTCCGAGGCCATCAGGTCTGGGTGACCCAAATGGAGCGGCTATATCTGGTTCAGGGCAAAACCTGGGCATTTCTACAGCCTGTGACTCTGAAGCCCGTTGAGCTAGTGGAAGGCAAATGGGTTGCAACACCCAACTGGTATCAAATTGGTGAGGCTGTGACCCATCCGCTAGAGACAATGGATGGGGTGTTCATGCGTCAGGATCCGCCGGTAACGGTGCCCTATCTCTATGCCACCTATCTGCTGGACTATATTGATCCGCGGAAAACGCGGCTGATCAACAGCCCCCATGGATTACGGGCTGCGAACGAGAAGATGTATGCACTGCAGTTTCAGGAAGCAATGCCCGAGACAATTGTTAGCCAAGACAAGGAAGTCATTCGTTCATTTGTGGATCAGCGAGGGATTGGCGTTCTTAAACCGCTAGGCGGCAAAGCTGGAGAAGGAATTTTGCTGCTGGAGGCAGGTGATCGCAACTTTAACTCTCTGATCGAAATCAGCACCCATCAGGGCCAGGTGCCGGTGATGGTGCAGGAATATCTACCGGCAGCCACAGAAGGAGATAAACGCATTATTTTGCTCAACGGCGAGCCGATTGGCGCAGTCAATCGAGTCCCAACGGGGAAAGAGTTTCGCGGTAATATGGCAACGGGTGGGCGTTCCGACGCAGCCCAGCTTACGAAGCGAGAGCATGAGATTTGTCAGCAACTGGCTCCGGTCCTGCAGCGGGACGGTCTGATTTTTGTCGGCATTGATGTAATTGGCGATCGATTAACTGAGATCAACGTCACCAGCCCTACGGGTATTCGAGAGATTGATCGGCTTGATGACAAACAACTGGGTGTGCAGGTCATTGAGTGGTTAGAGATGGATCGAGGCGCGGTCAATGTCTCCTGA
- the ilvC gene encoding ketol-acid reductoisomerase — MARMYYDADANLDLLAGKTIAIIGYGSQGHAHALNLKDSGMNVVIGLYEGSKSTQQARDAGLTVHSVAEATNAADFIMILLPDEVQKTVYTEEIAPNLSDGNVLAFAHGFNIHFAQVVPPANVDVVMIAPKGPGHLVRRTFAQGQGVPALFAVYQDATGQARDRAMAYAKGIGGTRGGVLETTFREETETDLFGEQAVLCGGLSALIQAGFETLVEAGYQPELAYFECLHEVKLIVDLVVEGGLAKMRDSISNTAEYGDYTRGPRIVNDETRAEMRKVLKEIQTGQFAREFVLEKASGNAGFTAMRRREAEHPIEEVGKDLRAMFSWMPKE, encoded by the coding sequence ATGGCCCGCATGTATTACGACGCCGATGCCAATTTAGATCTATTGGCGGGTAAGACGATTGCCATTATTGGCTATGGTTCCCAGGGTCATGCCCATGCCCTAAACCTCAAAGATAGCGGCATGAATGTCGTTATCGGTCTCTATGAGGGCAGCAAGTCAACGCAGCAGGCCCGTGACGCTGGCTTGACAGTCCACTCCGTTGCTGAAGCAACGAATGCCGCTGACTTCATTATGATTCTGCTGCCGGATGAAGTGCAGAAGACGGTTTACACCGAAGAGATTGCGCCCAATCTTTCTGACGGTAATGTGCTGGCGTTTGCTCACGGTTTTAACATCCATTTTGCTCAAGTTGTCCCCCCTGCCAACGTTGATGTGGTGATGATTGCACCCAAGGGACCTGGACACTTAGTACGTCGGACTTTCGCACAGGGACAGGGCGTTCCGGCATTGTTTGCAGTCTATCAAGATGCAACTGGGCAAGCCCGCGATCGCGCGATGGCCTATGCAAAGGGCATTGGCGGCACCCGAGGCGGCGTTCTAGAAACGACCTTTAGAGAAGAAACTGAGACAGACCTGTTTGGTGAGCAGGCAGTTCTCTGCGGTGGCTTAAGCGCTCTCATTCAAGCAGGCTTTGAAACCCTTGTAGAGGCAGGATATCAGCCAGAACTTGCTTACTTTGAGTGCCTCCATGAAGTAAAGCTGATTGTTGATCTTGTAGTTGAAGGTGGTCTCGCCAAGATGCGCGACAGCATTTCCAATACCGCTGAGTACGGCGACTATACGCGCGGCCCTCGGATTGTAAATGATGAGACCCGTGCTGAAATGCGCAAGGTCTTGAAAGAGATTCAGACGGGGCAGTTTGCTCGCGAATTTGTGCTAGAGAAGGCTTCAGGCAATGCAGGATTCACCGCCATGCGCCGCAGAGAAGCTGAGCATCCCATTGAAGAGGTGGGCAAGGATCTCCGAGCCATGTTTAGCTGGATGCCAAAAGAATAG
- the hpnH gene encoding adenosyl-hopene transferase HpnH: MSISMKEAFEVGSYLVTQRMKGRKRFPLVLMLEPLFRCNLACSGCGKIQHPKEILKQNLTPEQCFKAVEECGVPVVSIPGGEPLLHPQIDEIVAGLVQRRKFVYLCSNAILLEQSLHKFKPSPYLTLSIHLDGLKEQHDHCVDRDGVFDVAVKAIKAAKAQGFRVTTNTTVFEGADPVQMQEFFDFVQGIGVDGMMVSPGYSYEWAPDQDHFLKREQTRALFRQIFAPQRAGKKNWNFNHNPLFLDFLVGEKDYDCTPWGSPSYSVLGWQKPCYLLSEGHYETFQELMDNTDWEQYGRASGKPQCQDCMVHCGYEPTAAIDALQPSNMGRAMAGLFG; the protein is encoded by the coding sequence ATGTCAATTAGTATGAAAGAAGCCTTCGAGGTGGGGAGCTACTTAGTCACCCAGCGCATGAAGGGTCGGAAGCGTTTTCCCCTCGTGCTCATGCTCGAACCTTTATTTCGCTGTAACCTAGCCTGTTCCGGTTGTGGCAAAATTCAGCATCCCAAAGAGATTTTGAAGCAGAACCTCACGCCAGAACAGTGCTTCAAGGCAGTTGAGGAATGTGGTGTACCCGTCGTTTCGATTCCAGGTGGCGAGCCGCTCCTGCATCCTCAAATTGATGAAATTGTGGCCGGATTGGTTCAGCGCCGCAAATTTGTTTACCTCTGCAGCAACGCCATTCTGCTAGAGCAGAGCCTCCACAAATTCAAGCCATCTCCCTACCTGACCCTGAGTATCCACCTCGATGGTCTCAAAGAGCAGCACGACCACTGCGTTGATCGGGACGGCGTGTTCGATGTTGCCGTCAAAGCAATTAAGGCCGCTAAAGCACAAGGCTTCCGGGTCACCACCAACACCACCGTATTTGAGGGGGCTGATCCCGTTCAAATGCAGGAGTTCTTTGATTTCGTGCAGGGTATAGGCGTCGATGGCATGATGGTCTCTCCCGGCTATAGCTACGAGTGGGCACCGGATCAAGACCACTTCCTCAAGCGAGAGCAGACTCGCGCCCTCTTCCGTCAAATCTTTGCCCCCCAAAGAGCAGGTAAGAAAAACTGGAACTTTAACCACAACCCCCTGTTCCTCGATTTCTTAGTGGGCGAGAAGGACTACGACTGCACACCTTGGGGTAGCCCTAGCTACAGCGTTTTAGGCTGGCAGAAGCCATGCTATCTATTGAGTGAAGGACATTACGAAACCTTCCAGGAATTAATGGATAATACAGACTGGGAACAGTACGGTCGCGCCAGCGGTAAACCTCAGTGTCAAGACTGTATGGTTCACTGTGGCTATGAACCGACTGCCGCAATTGACGCCCTGCAGCCCAGCAACATGGGTCGGGCGATGGCCGGTCTGTTTGGATAA
- the rpsU gene encoding 30S ribosomal protein S21 has product MTQVVLGQNERIESALRRFKRQVSKAGILADVKRRRYFETPIEKKKRKQVAMRRKRRMR; this is encoded by the coding sequence GTGACTCAGGTTGTTTTAGGCCAGAACGAAAGAATTGAATCAGCATTGCGCCGATTCAAGAGACAGGTTTCGAAGGCCGGTATTTTGGCAGACGTGAAGCGTCGTCGCTATTTTGAAACACCCATTGAGAAAAAGAAGCGCAAGCAAGTGGCCATGCGGCGCAAGCGCAGAATGCGCTAG
- the galE gene encoding UDP-glucose 4-epimerase GalE encodes MNKPTVLVTGGAGYIGSHVVLALKESGYPVVVLDNLVYGHKDLVESVLQVELICGDVCDRNFLDQVFRDHNIGAVLHFAAYTYVGESVEDPAKYYRNNVMGTLTLLEAMIAADVRSFVFSSTCATYGPPHQIPITEDHPQAPISPYGMSKLMVENILADFNHAYNLRSVRFRYFNAAGADPQGRLGEDHNPETHLIPLVLMTALGKREKISIFGTDYKTPDGTCIRDYIHVTDLADAHVRGLNYLLEGGETSVFNLGNGDGFSVREVINTAKEVTGKTITIEESYRRAGDPAILIGSAAKAEKILGWQPQYADLSLIVEHAWQWHLNRHG; translated from the coding sequence ATGAATAAACCCACTGTTTTAGTCACTGGCGGAGCGGGCTATATTGGCTCCCACGTGGTTTTAGCACTTAAGGAGTCTGGTTACCCAGTGGTGGTGCTGGATAATCTTGTCTACGGTCATAAAGATTTAGTTGAATCGGTGCTTCAGGTGGAGCTGATCTGTGGGGATGTTTGCGATCGCAACTTCTTAGATCAGGTCTTCAGAGATCACAACATCGGTGCCGTTCTGCACTTCGCCGCCTACACCTACGTCGGCGAATCCGTCGAGGATCCTGCAAAGTACTATCGCAACAACGTCATGGGCACCTTGACCCTGCTCGAAGCGATGATCGCAGCTGACGTTCGGTCCTTTGTCTTCTCCTCCACCTGTGCCACCTACGGCCCCCCCCACCAAATTCCAATCACCGAAGATCATCCCCAAGCGCCCATCAGTCCCTACGGCATGAGCAAGCTGATGGTCGAGAACATCCTCGCTGACTTTAACCATGCCTATAATCTCCGCTCGGTCCGGTTCCGCTACTTCAACGCCGCCGGTGCTGACCCCCAAGGACGCCTCGGAGAAGACCATAATCCTGAGACCCATCTGATTCCCTTGGTCTTAATGACGGCCTTAGGCAAACGGGAGAAAATCTCGATTTTTGGCACCGATTATAAAACTCCGGATGGTACCTGTATTCGCGATTACATCCACGTCACTGACTTAGCAGATGCCCACGTGCGCGGTCTCAACTACCTGCTCGAAGGAGGCGAAACGTCAGTCTTCAACTTAGGCAACGGCGACGGATTCTCTGTGCGTGAAGTGATAAATACCGCGAAAGAGGTCACAGGGAAAACAATTACGATCGAAGAAAGCTACCGCAGGGCAGGTGATCCAGCTATTTTGATTGGCAGTGCAGCTAAAGCAGAAAAGATCTTAGGCTGGCAACCGCAGTACGCAGACCTATCGCTGATTGTTGAACATGCTTGGCAGTGGCACCTCAACCGTCACGGTTAA
- the grxC gene encoding glutaredoxin 3, protein MTAKVEIYTWMMCPYCIRAKHLLKRKGVEFTEYKIDGDNAARAAMSERANGGRSVPQIFIDDQHIGGCDEMHALDANGKLDPLLNA, encoded by the coding sequence ATGACAGCAAAAGTAGAAATTTACACTTGGATGATGTGTCCGTACTGCATCCGCGCGAAGCACCTGCTAAAGCGTAAGGGTGTTGAGTTTACTGAGTATAAAATTGATGGCGATAATGCCGCTCGGGCGGCAATGTCAGAGCGGGCCAATGGCGGACGTTCTGTGCCTCAAATCTTCATCGATGATCAGCATATCGGGGGATGTGACGAGATGCACGCCCTTGATGCCAACGGTAAACTGGACCCACTCCTGAACGCATAG
- the mnmA gene encoding tRNA 2-thiouridine(34) synthase MnmA: MKKVVVGLSGGVDSSVAAASLHHLGYEVIGLTLWLMKGKGQCCSEGLVDAAQLCEELGVPHHVVDTRDLFQAAIVDYLVTGYEQGVTPLPCSQCNKTVKFGPMLSYAQAELDTSTMATGHYARIEYDPQSQRYRLLRAVDRQKDQSYFLYDLSQEMLAHTIFPLGEQTKSQTRRVAAEFNLHTAEKPESQDLCLVEAHGSMQTFLDQYITPQQGEIVNQQGQVLGHHQGVHHYTIGQRRGLGIAAPDPLYVIGLDAAMNRVVVGDRNSAQKSECKVQRINWVSMAKPDAPIRAEVQIRYRSQPVPVTVVPLDDQGLRVNLVFDDPQFGITPGQAAVWYDGETLLGGGIIERFPD, encoded by the coding sequence ATGAAAAAGGTTGTCGTTGGTCTCTCTGGCGGTGTTGATAGTTCAGTCGCAGCCGCAAGTCTGCACCACCTTGGCTATGAGGTGATTGGACTGACGCTATGGCTGATGAAAGGCAAAGGGCAGTGCTGCTCTGAGGGTCTGGTGGATGCAGCACAGCTTTGTGAAGAATTAGGCGTTCCCCATCACGTTGTAGATACTCGTGATCTCTTCCAGGCTGCGATTGTGGACTATTTGGTAACCGGGTATGAACAAGGCGTCACCCCCTTGCCCTGCTCTCAGTGCAACAAGACCGTTAAGTTTGGACCGATGTTGAGCTATGCCCAAGCTGAACTCGACACATCAACGATGGCGACGGGACACTATGCCCGAATTGAATATGATCCGCAGTCGCAGCGCTATCGACTTTTGCGAGCGGTGGATCGGCAAAAGGACCAGTCCTACTTTCTTTATGATTTGAGTCAAGAAATGCTGGCGCACACGATCTTTCCGCTGGGTGAGCAGACGAAGTCCCAGACTCGTCGCGTTGCGGCGGAGTTCAATTTGCATACGGCGGAGAAGCCTGAAAGCCAGGATCTGTGTCTAGTGGAAGCTCACGGATCGATGCAGACGTTTCTTGATCAGTACATTACGCCTCAGCAGGGTGAAATTGTGAATCAGCAGGGGCAGGTCTTAGGGCATCACCAAGGCGTGCATCACTATACGATTGGTCAGCGCAGGGGGCTGGGGATTGCGGCTCCTGATCCGCTCTATGTGATTGGTTTAGATGCGGCGATGAATCGCGTGGTGGTGGGCGATCGCAACTCGGCCCAAAAGTCTGAATGCAAAGTCCAGCGGATCAATTGGGTTTCAATGGCGAAGCCAGATGCGCCAATTCGAGCGGAAGTCCAAATTCGCTATCGCTCGCAGCCGGTACCTGTGACGGTGGTGCCGCTTGACGATCAGGGCTTGCGAGTGAATCTGGTCTTTGACGATCCGCAGTTTGGGATCACGCCGGGACAGGCTGCGGTCTGGTATGACGGAGAGACGCTACTTGGGGGCGGAATCATTGAGCGTTTCCCTGACTAG